One Candidatus Binatia bacterium DNA segment encodes these proteins:
- a CDS encoding nucleotidyltransferase: MLASNVEKLLKTLDDHGVEFVIIGGAAAVLHGSAYVTGDLDVCYSREKENLKKLALALAPFNPALRGAPRDLPFQLDESALSYQV, translated from the coding sequence GTGCTGGCAAGCAACGTTGAGAAGCTGCTCAAAACGCTTGACGATCACGGTGTCGAGTTTGTCATCATCGGCGGGGCGGCGGCGGTTCTTCACGGTTCGGCCTACGTGACCGGCGACTTGGATGTCTGCTACTCCAGAGAAAAAGAAAATCTCAAAAAGCTCGCGCTTGCTCTAGCCCCTTTCAACCCAGCGCTTCGCGGCGCGCCAAGGGACCTTCCATTTCAGTTGGACGAAAGCGCGCTCTCCTATCAGGTTTGA